From a single Leptospira neocaledonica genomic region:
- a CDS encoding phosphotransferase encodes MNEVLSEIDFRFLSIDGKFPEKIDLLNPEASARRYYRAKYPDGTTKILCKDQVFQHDFQEVGHFLEHHNFKVPKIYKTDVFNKLMLLSDEGDSDLSSVQDDAEYRNLLVKSLELLVSLQKTRPEPPVSTREFDYEKLNFENKFTFSSYTNFAEMFNLKTKLRPEVVFFLEESSGFLAEYKDKVFCHRDFHARNIMLSPSGELTLIDFQDARMGTPFYDLSSLLYDAYRPIPFAMRQGLFLLFLKLSNNRFSKPKECYYLQCLQRSYKALGSYFMLVAEKKQDKYRQSVLNCLDNLLEIVQVGLFPDQLFLFFHLLKKELAGNNLFLEKL; translated from the coding sequence ATGAACGAAGTTTTAAGTGAGATAGATTTTCGCTTCCTCTCAATCGATGGAAAGTTTCCAGAAAAAATAGACTTACTCAATCCAGAAGCTTCCGCACGTAGATATTATCGTGCAAAGTATCCTGACGGAACAACAAAGATCCTGTGTAAGGACCAAGTCTTTCAACATGACTTTCAAGAGGTGGGCCATTTTTTAGAACACCATAACTTCAAAGTCCCTAAAATATACAAGACTGATGTGTTCAATAAACTAATGCTCCTTTCCGACGAAGGAGATTCCGATCTAAGTTCCGTCCAAGATGATGCGGAATATAGAAATCTTTTAGTAAAATCTTTGGAATTGCTTGTCTCTCTCCAAAAAACCAGACCTGAACCTCCCGTCTCCACTCGTGAATTTGATTACGAAAAATTGAATTTCGAAAATAAGTTTACGTTTTCTTCATATACAAATTTCGCTGAGATGTTTAATCTTAAGACCAAACTCAGACCGGAAGTGGTTTTTTTTCTGGAAGAATCTTCGGGGTTTTTAGCAGAATATAAAGACAAAGTATTCTGTCATCGGGACTTTCATGCTCGGAACATTATGCTCTCCCCTTCCGGGGAATTGACATTGATTGATTTCCAGGATGCAAGAATGGGAACTCCATTTTACGATCTTTCCAGTCTATTGTACGATGCTTATAGACCGATCCCATTCGCTATGAGGCAGGGACTTTTTCTACTCTTTCTAAAACTCAGCAATAATAGATTTTCCAAACCTAAAGAATGTTATTATTTGCAATGTTTGCAAAGATCCTACAAAGCACTCGGATCTTATTTTATGTTGGTAGCGGAGAAAAAACAGGACAAGTACAGACAAAGTGTTCTTAACTGTTTAGACAACCTATTAGAAATAGTGCAAGTGGGACTTTTTCCTGATCAACTGTTTTTATTCTTTCATCTATTAAAAAAAGAATTAGCCGGCAATAATCTATTCTTGGAAAAACTTTAG
- a CDS encoding NTP transferase domain-containing protein, whose product MKAFFPCAGFGTRMGEWTKDSPKPILKINNIPLIYYSLFHAKSWGINDGILNLHYLGEKIQEELRGFNDFQLHFSSETPEILGTGGGIRTGIERFWDLQDHFLVLNPDFILFPESGFNPWPDPEEQKKFDCILYLAKIPENANYTGLSLKDNLVQFEAGGYFYLGLSWMKAECLSDLEPDRPYDLANTFRKLSAQNKLGGKIFPGTFLDLGEKQFYEKYKDTDFSDRLMEDWIEFRNRILS is encoded by the coding sequence ATGAAGGCATTTTTTCCATGTGCGGGTTTCGGAACGAGAATGGGAGAATGGACCAAAGATTCTCCCAAACCTATTTTAAAAATAAATAATATACCTCTCATATACTATTCCTTATTTCATGCCAAGTCCTGGGGGATAAACGACGGAATCCTTAACCTACACTATCTCGGCGAAAAAATACAAGAAGAGTTAAGAGGTTTTAATGATTTCCAACTGCATTTCTCTTCAGAAACGCCTGAAATTTTGGGGACCGGAGGGGGAATCCGAACAGGAATCGAAAGATTTTGGGATTTGCAGGATCATTTTTTAGTCTTAAATCCCGATTTTATTCTCTTTCCGGAATCTGGATTTAATCCTTGGCCGGATCCGGAAGAACAAAAAAAATTCGATTGTATATTATATTTAGCTAAAATTCCCGAAAATGCAAACTATACAGGATTAAGCCTAAAGGACAATTTGGTCCAATTCGAAGCGGGAGGTTATTTTTATTTGGGGCTTTCCTGGATGAAAGCGGAATGCCTCTCCGATCTGGAACCGGACAGACCTTATGACCTCGCAAATACGTTCCGTAAACTTTCCGCTCAAAACAAACTAGGTGGAAAAATTTTCCCAGGAACATTTTTGGATTTGGGCGAAAAGCAGTTTTACGAGAAGTATAAGGATACTGATTTTTCGGATCGGCTTATGGAAGATTGGATAGAATTTAGAAATAGAATTCTTTCTTAA
- a CDS encoding YqjF family protein yields the protein MKQIWHDLLFIHWPLPISMIRPFIPKRLEIDTFEKQTWIGVVPFHMSGIRMRGLPVMPIASRFPEINVRVYVTLDGKPGVYFFSLDAESWLAVKVARTFYHLPYYLANFEVTEKENRISYQSQRTSSNGRFCFQAEYGPTSDVFQAKKGSLDYWLTERYCLYANNKNSLYRCEILHEPWPLQKADANIIRNTMADLDGIRLPDIKPIYHFSKKIEVLTWGLEKV from the coding sequence ATGAAACAGATCTGGCATGATCTATTATTCATTCATTGGCCTTTGCCAATTTCTATGATCCGTCCTTTTATTCCTAAACGTTTGGAAATCGATACTTTCGAAAAGCAAACTTGGATTGGAGTAGTTCCATTTCATATGAGTGGGATCCGAATGAGAGGATTGCCTGTCATGCCAATCGCTTCCCGTTTTCCAGAAATCAATGTTAGAGTATACGTTACTTTAGATGGAAAACCCGGAGTATATTTTTTCAGTTTGGATGCAGAGAGTTGGTTAGCAGTAAAAGTTGCAAGGACCTTCTATCATCTTCCTTATTATTTGGCGAATTTCGAAGTTACCGAAAAGGAAAATAGGATTTCGTATCAGTCCCAAAGGACTTCTTCTAATGGTAGATTTTGTTTTCAGGCAGAATATGGACCGACTTCGGATGTCTTTCAGGCTAAGAAGGGAAGTCTGGATTATTGGTTAACTGAAAGATATTGTTTGTATGCTAATAATAAAAATTCTTTATATAGATGCGAAATTTTGCATGAGCCTTGGCCTTTACAAAAAGCGGATGCAAATATTATACGGAATACAATGGCTGATCTGGATGGGATACGACTTCCCGATATAAAGCCAATATATCATTTTTCTAAAAAAATAGAAGTATTGACCTGGGGTTTAGAAAAAGTTTAA